The following is a genomic window from Deltaproteobacteria bacterium.
GTGCAAGCCGAGCAACGGCTGGTAGACAAGGCGCGGCAGGCGCTGCTGGTACAGGCACAGGGTCGCGCGGTGCTGGGCGAGGCGCCCACCCCCACGCCCAGCCCGACGCCGACCGCGGTGCCGCCGCCACGGCGCCAGCACACACGCAAGCGCTAGTAGCCCGTCCTGGCAATGGCGGCCGGCCCCAGTGCGCGTCGACGTAACCTGCAAGAAGTGCCGCGATCGCCGCCGCCTCGATGTTGGTGATCCCGGCAGTCAGCCGCTTGAGGAATACGTGCGCCTGCTCAACGATCGGCTGCGCCATCGCCCCAGCTTCGAGTGCTTTGGCGGTCACCTGGAAGTCGCGCCGCCGGTGCCCGATTTCTGGGAGATCCATTGGGAGACGCTCGGCGACTAAGCCCCGCAGGTTGCGTACGGGGCTGCCGGCCCCGGGCAAGACCGGCACGAAATCGGCGCTTGCAACCTAAGTGCAGTGTGGGCAGACTGAAACAGCCGGCAACCCCCGGAGGAGGACGATGGCTGACGACCACGAAGAGACCGACCCGCTAGATCCCCAGGAGATAGTTAGCATGCTGGAGGATGTGCGCGCCCGACTGCGCATTGCGATCTGGGCGCTGCATGGCATGCACCAGGACATGAACGCTCTGACGGTAGACGACGTGTCGGACATCGAGCATTTGTTGGCCGAAACCCTCGACCGCGTGCTGGCGCCAGCCAGTGATGCCGTGAGCCAACTCCTCGAGGTGAGCCCGGGCGGCGGCCCGGTCACCACTCACTGATTGCGTACCCGCGGCCCCTGGGCCGGTGGAATCCCACGTGCCGGTAGCGGCAGTTGCCTGCGAGTTGGCGACGTTGCCAGAGCTGGGGCGGGCGGTTGTTGCTTGCCGCGCCTGTCCGCGGCTGGTGGCACATCGCGAGCGGGTCGCGCACGAAAAGCGCCGCCAGTATCTTGATTGTGCCTACTGGGGCAAACCCCTGCCGGGTTTCGGTGACCCGCAAGCGCGCGTGCTGCTGGTCGGCTTGGCGCCAGCCGCACACGGCGGTAATCGCACCGGGCGGCTGTTTACCGGTGACCGCAGCGGAGATTGGCTGTTCGCCGCGCTCCATGCCGCCGGCTTTGCCAATCAGCCCGAATCCACTGATCGCCGGGACGGCTTGCGGCTTACTGACGCTTACATCACGGCCGCAGTGCGTTGTGCTCCGCCCGACAACAAGCCGTCGCGGGTTGAGCTGGAGCGCTGCCGTGCGTACCTGGCGCGGGAGCTGCAGTTGCTCCCGCGCGTGCAGGTGGTCGTGGCGCTCGGACGCATCGCCATGGACGGCTACTTGGCAGCGCGTGCGGCGGCGGGCCAAAGCGTGCCGCGCCCTCGGCCCAGCTTCGGTCACGGCGCAACTCACCAGCTGGGTGAGCTGACGCTGGTGACCTCCTACCACCCGAGCCAGCAAAATACGCTCACCGGGCGGCTCACCCGGGCGATGCTGGCCGAGGTGTTCGTCACCGTGCGGCGGCTGCTACAGCGCGCCCGTGACCAAACCGGGCGTGGCCCTTGACCTGCACCGTGCAAGTGCGGTCTGGTGCCGGCGGGAACTTGGCAGGGAGGCGAGCGATGCTGCGATTTCCAGAAGGCTTTCTGTGGGGCACGGCGACGGCGGCGTATCAGATCGAGGGCGCGCACAAAGCCGACGGCAAGGGGTCGTCGATTTGGGACACCTTCAGTCATACGCCGGGCAAGATCTTCGAGGATCACAACGGTGATGTCGCCTGCGATCACTATCACCGTTACCGCGACGACGTCGCGATCATGGCTGCCCTCGGCCTCAACGCCTACCGCTTCTCGGTGTCCTGGCCGCGCGTGCTGCCGC
Proteins encoded in this region:
- a CDS encoding uracil-DNA glycosylase; this encodes MATLPELGRAVVACRACPRLVAHRERVAHEKRRQYLDCAYWGKPLPGFGDPQARVLLVGLAPAAHGGNRTGRLFTGDRSGDWLFAALHAAGFANQPESTDRRDGLRLTDAYITAAVRCAPPDNKPSRVELERCRAYLARELQLLPRVQVVVALGRIAMDGYLAARAAAGQSVPRPRPSFGHGATHQLGELTLVTSYHPSQQNTLTGRLTRAMLAEVFVTVRRLLQRARDQTGRGP